In the Silene latifolia isolate original U9 population chromosome 1, ASM4854445v1, whole genome shotgun sequence genome, gtttacattttccattttgagtcaattgtttacatttctatgTTGGGAATGCTTTTGATTGACCCCTCCCCTTTTCTTGCTCTTTGTGCGAAAAAAATGCCCGGGATGGAAACGCAGATGGTTTTTGCAAATTTCTATGTGCGAccaaaacaaaatgaaaaaaCAGTAGAACTGGTTTCGGATAACCGACAATCCAAACCAGTTTAATCGGTTCACCAAACTGGTCAAAACCGGATTTATTGTCATGTTAGTAATGTTGGTAGATTgatgatgaaaaacaaaaagttaGCATATTTTTGGAGATCGGAAGTCGCAAAGAAACACTTCAACGTCTCGCCCTCCCCCTTCCTCAATTTCTGCGTCTGCCCTTGTTTTGAGCTGTGGTTTTGATGGATAAATTTATCCTGTATCCCTTTTTAGAATAATATATACCATCAATTATGACTAGTTCTAAGCAAACTTACTCCTATGTCTGAAAGACTTGATTTGTTTCATCCAATTTCTCTACCACGATCCGTCTAAGTTTAGTATTGTAGCATATCAAGCTCTAATTACTGCCCCTTTCACCGTCATTAACTCATTAAGTACTTAAGGTTcacttaaaaatattaaatatgaAGTATTCCCGCTTAGGTCAACTCTTCTGTCTTTTTTGTTTCGAGAGCAATTATTTTCAGTTTTTTTGattgcttttcatttttttttttcaggagTATTATAATGTGCTTGAAGAGTTGAAGTAGTGTTCTAGCGTTGCACTGAAACAATCTTGTTTAATGATATGATAATGAATGAAGGAAGCAATGGAATGTATCTGATTACATGATTTTATATTTTGATAATCTCGACTGATCTAGGAAACCTAAATGATACCTTCAGCTGTTTCTGCTATGGTTCACCTTGATGAAGAAGGATGTTTGGAAAATGAGCTTTGGCCTCTTTATGAAATTGATTCTAATAAGTCGAGGTTCCCTTGTTGTTTAGTTTGGACACCACTTCCTGTTGTTTCTTGGTTGGCACCTTTTATTGGACATATTGGCATTTGTCGGGAGGATGGTTCTGTTTTAGACTTTTCTGGATCTAATCTTGTAAATGTTGACAATTTCGCATTTGGACGGGTGGCGAGATACTTTCAACTTGACAGAAGACAGGTAAATTCTCTTCGTAACACTTATTTCTGTTTGTACCTTTAACGTATACCTTCTGATGCAAGGCTTCTATTTCTTCTGCTTGCTTAAAAATTTTCGCACAACAATTCCATACAATAGTGTTATCCGATGAGGAGAGCTCATGGCCATGTCACTTTAGAATTTCTCAAACGGGTTATACAGTTGTGTGTCTTCTATTTGCTGGTGAATCATGAAAAAATAGATAATGACTAATGTTACTTTAAATGCTTTATTGAAGTGAAGTACTCCGTAATATGTATCTATGAATGTAGTTTCTAGAGAGGAATATGAAGTTATGATAGATTGTGTATTTTTGGAATATGTAATGCTTAAATTGGTTTCTTTTTGCAAATTTTTAAAATATCAAGACTAGTGAGTAAGAGTCACATAGGGGTGATAATGAGCCGAGCCTGTGCTTgaccttgctcggcttgtgctcacgAAACATAACTTAGAGCTTGAGCCGATCTCGATCTTACTTGAGCTTGAAAAAAATTGAGCTCATTACCATGCTCGCGAGCCTTAACCCTAGTAGGACAGTAAATTACTGTTTAGATTTGCTCATAAATGTCTCTTGAGATTCGGTTGATGTATTAACTCTAAAGGCAACTGTCTAGAGGAACATAGTGTAGTCTGTTTGTCCATTACATAGAAAGATTGCCGAAGGCATATTATTGTTAGTGTTGTAGTATCAGCTTATTTCCATCTTTCAAATGGAGCcagactcattactctttggttctggatCATGTTGAAATAAATCAAAACGGCTCTCACTAAAGTATCAGTCCTCGACGCAATTATCATCTTAGGTCATTCTAAAACAATCTCTTTGTGTTATTTACACAAGCATAAGGTTGCGTACATCCGAACCCCCCTTACCCCACAGTTTGTTGGAGCATTGAGGCATTGGGGTAAATGGTAATGTTGTTGATGTGGTACCATAATTTATACTCCATATAATTGTTATATGTTTCATTGACTGGTTTTACAGTATCTCATCTGAGGTTAAAATTTTTTCACAAGTGACTGACTTAATTTCTTGTAGTGCTGCTTTCCTCCACATTTATCAGCGCACACATGCAAGCAGCGGTACAAGCATCATGAATATGGGACGACAATATCTTGGGACGATGCTTTGCACACGAGTATGCGTCACTATGAGAGTAAATCGTACAACCTCTTTACGTGCAATTGCAACTCTTTTGTGGCTAATTGTCTTAACCGGCTATGTTATGGCGGATCAATGGGCTGGAACATGATCAATGTGGCGGCTCTTGTTCTATTCAAGGGAAAATGGGTTGACGGTGTGTCTATCTTACGATCTTTCATGCCTTTTCTCTTTGTTCTTTGCTTGGGTATTTACATGGTTGGTTGGCCTTTTCTAGTTGCATGGCTTTCTTTCTCCTCACTCTTGCTCGTTTGGTTTATTGTAGGAACATATTTTGTAAAGGATATGCTAGACTGTTAGGACATTCAGTTTTAAGTCTAACTTTGTGGGGGAATTAGCTTTGTCGATAATGGTGGATTTCCTGATAAATGTACATGGATTTCTCTAGGAtcttttcgatgggaatgttgtggaattaagtttgtattagtaacattttaattttaattactcAATATGTTTATTTGTAAGGCTTGTAAGTTGTAATGCTCGTGTTTTTCGATTAGTAGTTTTATTAAGGGCATCTCATAGTTTTGCTATGTTCTAGGTTCTGCTAAGTAGTGCTAACTAGACATTCTCGCTTGTATTATCCACCTACTACTTGTAAACTTCGTGCAGTTGAAAACTGCTAAATATATTTGCGCAATTGTTCATTCTACAATAACTTAAAGGCAACGAAGAGCCGCATAGAATTAGGCTATTGGTGTGAGTAAAGCTAAAGCAACATACTGTAGTATTTATCTCACTCGTGAGTTCGACCAACCCCCCGTGTGGTAAGCGTATTATTTTATTTTCCACTGGAAAAGAGCCCCtaaccaattaaaaactaaaatAAATAGAACGTAGTTCCAATAAATGGAACCCAAGGACATTTTCTTCTTCTCCAATTTGGGTTTTGTTCACGTCTCAATTAAATTCAAGGACATAttccaaaaaaaaattgtaaccCTTTGTCAGAATGGTTTGTGGATTTCGAGAAGCAACTACAGCCTACAGCTGAACCTAGTAAGATACCAATTACACAGAACCCAAGAAGTCATGGATTTGGAAACCCCCTGTTTGGGCGATtctgttggtgatttaagagtaattaccggttcatttggCGTAATTAAGGTCGGTTCATTGATGGGTAATTTCGAAATAATATAATAcgagttcgggaagtacggagtgtacgCTCTTATAATTATTTACGGGATTGCGGAATAGTTTTCGTTCGAATAACTATGACTGGGGTCTCGCTGCCCGGTCAGCAAGTCTGGGCCCAGAGGCAAAGCACCCTGGTTTAGGGGTTCGGGGACGCAACGTGGTCCCCGATGGGGGTTCGTGGACGCAACGTGGTCCCCGATGGGAAAACTTTGGCAGTAATTAAATTCCGcgtaatttaattaattgcatCTGAATTTCTGAAGAGTTGCAACTCTTCAGAAATACATCATCACCCTGTTTCCCCTTTTTTCCTCAAATCCTTCATATATATATAGATGAAGGATGAGAAGAAAATATAGAACAGAAAATAATAATCTTCTATCTGCATCAAAGAACGTATAACATTCTACACAAAATATTTCTATATTACGTCtctgatttttgtgccaaaaaccAGAGGGCACCGTCTTATCTCAGTAGAAAGTTCGATTATACCCAGTCACTGttaagggtcgaattattctattaggaaagcggAGTCGATTCGGTGCAGTTTTATTGTCAATTCCTTTTTCGTACATACTCAAACTCTAACAGATTCTAGAATTTGGTCGTTGAGGCGTGtaatatctatatatatatatataaaagagagttttttcgagcgatctgagagcgtccacatcatcaaaaataaatttaggaaagtataatttttgatgtaaaaaataaagtggagaatcttttaattattatagtaTGTATATTtcttaaattatattcaagtgatatttccaatttttatatcaaacttttacatttcatttgtcaaaaaaaatattgttaaaaaaattatgaaaataatataattagctttgtggtaaaaaatgctatcattagagtataaatttcatattatttgcacatattaaagatggtgtacttcttaatatgaaaaattgtgtactttttagtatgttttgtcccacattgaaaaataagtaggtgtggtgaatatactacatataaatagtagaattgtcccacatcgaaagattagtataaggtgggtgattctataattataaatatgaggcatacttggaacttaggcatcaacccaaaattttttgagtctcttaagtgttgtcttggagagctcttaaaagtttatatcattatattttctacctatagattttacatgtcccacattgaaaaataatgtagatgtggtaaatatactacgtttaaataatataattagaattgtgttaaaaaaattctatcattagagtataggttcatatcatttgcacatattttaattatgataaaaaataaataaaaaacaaacgtatgaatattaatagatcagataatatagtatttgcttattattaaatcgggttggatgtcgaattaggttcaaaaaatatggtgtacttttaaatatgttattcgtctcacattgaaaaataatgtaggtgtgataaatatatattacgtataaatagttgaattgtccaacatcataagattatcataaggtggggtgatcccatgattataaataggatttatccttggaacttagatATCACCCAAAATATATTGAATATCTCAaaatatacttattatataagagactttaaacataatcttgaattaaaagttaaatttttaaagttgtaacatttttttaggtgggagaaagatcgataaaatggtcgatattataacggaaatttttcatggtaccctcgaattttgttagattacacataatacccctaattttaagtttgtacatataatacccttgtgtttacttttttcataacgccgttactcctttgagtaactagatgagtaattgagcatgccatgctatttgtgttttgttatttaggtattaaatgttagtttattaaataaaatatggatttaagaattacatgatgaagtgtttgtgtaatagataacaaaattaaagaaaaaggcGTCAAAAGTCATAGACGTTATGACGGacgttgtcaaatggtattctgggaaagaaaaaggtgaacacaagggtaccatttgtaaaaacttaaaattaggggtaccatgtgtaatctatcaaaattcaaggttaccatgagaaatttcaaatattataatgatatagttaattaaattttcatttaaaagagagaaatattcgtaccaataaaacaataaagagggtattattttttaattgttattttattgtcacgccatcaaacttaacgtctatTTAACAGCCTTTATATTAGGGGGtgccatgggcaaaaaaatggaacttcAAGGATACCATacgcagattcttaaaagtaggggtaacatggaaaatctgacaaaattaaggggtaccacgagaaatttccgtatctcaattatgataaaaaaaaaatgaagaaaaacaacgacaaatattaatggagagtacttaatcatattattaaatttaaatataactattagatataatgagtaacaattaaccgtattcgggatctggttgaatgtcgaactaagtgcaaaaaagatggtgtaattatgagtatgttatttgtcccacattgaaaaacaatgcaggtttgatgatatactacgtataaatagtagaattgtcccacatcagaaaaataatccaagtttggtgaatatattacttataaatagtagaatggtcccacatcgaaagattagtataaggtggggtgattatatgattataaataagagttaacccacgtatatattaatcttttattttttttgaaagagatattttaataatatgtaaacaaatcattagacatagaatataaacattaaacccttatattTTTTTgacattataaataagttaattaccccgttgcaacgcacgggtatTCAAACTAGTTTTTACTAAAACCAAGAATGTAAACAAAAATTGTTCAATACAAAAATTGAACACAAGACCTTTTAACCACCAAATAACACTTGAGGCCAAATAACACAATACAAGGGGGGTTAGTTCATACCATTGATATAAgtgggaatttttt is a window encoding:
- the LOC141613393 gene encoding protein REVERSION-TO-ETHYLENE SENSITIVITY1 isoform X2, with translation MIPSAVSAMVHLDEEGCLENELWPLYEIDSNKSRFPCCLVWTPLPVVSWLAPFIGHIGICREDGSVLDFSGSNLVNVDNFAFGRVARYFQLDRRQCCFPPHLSAHTCKQRYKHHEYGTTISWDDALHTSMRHYESKSYNLFTCNCNSFVANCLNRLCYGGSMGWNMINVAALVLFKGKWVDGTYFVKDMLDC
- the LOC141613393 gene encoding protein REVERSION-TO-ETHYLENE SENSITIVITY1 isoform X1 produces the protein MIPSAVSAMVHLDEEGCLENELWPLYEIDSNKSRFPCCLVWTPLPVVSWLAPFIGHIGICREDGSVLDFSGSNLVNVDNFAFGRVARYFQLDRRQCCFPPHLSAHTCKQRYKHHEYGTTISWDDALHTSMRHYESKSYNLFTCNCNSFVANCLNRLCYGGSMGWNMINVAALVLFKGKWVDGVSILRSFMPFLFVLCLGIYMVGWPFLVAWLSFSSLLLVWFIVGTYFVKDMLDC